CCAGAAGCTGTTGACCCATGTGGTAAACCATCCACACCATCTGGACCTCTCCCTTCCTTGGCTACCTCATTTGGAACTCTTCCCTCCATCTCCGGTTCCACCATTCCATCCAACATTGTTATTGCTGCCAACTCTCAACCAACTACTCACATTCATACTCCTCCTCGCATGGTTGAACCTTCAAACTCTGATATTATGGCTGCTCTTCAGACCATAATGGGATGACAGCTTCAACAAGATCAGGAGACTAATCTGTTGAGAACTTGGTTCACAGAACAACTcgctcccaagctgggaatgCACCACCTCCACTTCTTCCTGTTCCTCCTCCACAAGTTCCTAACCCAGGAAAATCCTCCTCGTCTGAAGGATCCTCTTTGTCTCTCGCATCTTAGTTGTTTTTCCCCTTacctttttgtatgacaaagggggagaattaagttagtttttaatatctttttagaATCTTGTTGTATCTAGGATTCTCTACATATGCTTAAAAGCAAACTGATGTTATGTATCTCTtttgaattaatgaaaacaACACTTTGTCAAAATTATATGATGCTTGTTTAAAATTCTATCAAAATCACATACTACATTAATTGAGGGGGAACTCTTAAGCTCTTCAAACAAGATatgagaatcaaaattaaaatctaaattaacatgtttgtcatcataaaaaacggggagattgttgaaacaaactctcaaattaaagttttgatgaaagtaaacaaaggttaattaagaatgttaattatgattctaaaatgtaaTGTTAaattaacttgtgcttttgagtgaatttatttaaagataggaatcaagcaaaacaaagaaaatagcTCAAAACtgaaacaagatcattctggacaAAACGAAGAATGATCTCTAAGTTTAAGATTGATCGTCATAGcatcttgaccaatcaatctccactaatTCAACAAAGCTTTTTTCTATGAATCTTATTCTAAAATCATCAGTACATGGTAAGGAACAAATAAGTGTCATCTTAGTAGAAGAAGATTctcgaatcattaaaataaaagaactcgAAATAGGCCAGTTGAAATAGTTTGGAACCTCTTcagccaaactgtcaagaaCGTTCGATCAATCTTGATATATGCAAAGACATTACAAAGACATCTAGAAAGATCAAAACatgaactccagattgatcatcaatctccagaaagatcaaatttCCAGAACCAGATTAATAATCAATCTTCGTGTTCTGCATAAATCCAGCAGTGTTCTTTCTACTTCTGCATTGAGTTATAATCATTCTCCAAACTATTTTGAACAGGTTCAAAGTTCCAGATCAAGAttgtaacatcaataattaagTAAGAAGCTTCAAAGGTCTTTAAACTAGAAGACAAACAAATTGAGCAAGGTTGTAACAAACTCAGTCAAACAGATTCAAAATCATTCAAaggctggattatttttaatctcataTATTGATTTTGGTCAAATTTGACAGaacactaccaacagctcttttgaccttTATTTAATGATCCTAaaaacgcctataaaaggaaggccaatatccaggattaaacaagaaattcaagtgctgtcAATTCCgataaatcattcacattcacgtacttgaagttctcattttaacaaagaagaagcagttctaaatCCTTACGTTATATTGTGTTACTACTActgatttctttgtaaagaatcgaatctcaaacgggagttgagacatctcggattctatcaaaacaatcttatatttattgtaaaactcaaactataagagtttaatcaTAATTTGATTAGATTGTAACGAATCCTATCAAGATAGATAGGTAGCATATTCGCTTTCTGGGTGGAGAGGAATAAGGCTTGAAACAGATCAGGGTCGATATGTGCTGAatgctgtaaaatcaagaaggttctttgttttaaacacttagtggaaaatctcacagttgtgaggactggacgtaacccaagttgggtgaactaggatatattgttgtgtggtatctcttcctttatctatttactttcagtttgattgattaacagGTCATAAACTTAAACAGAATTgctaattttaactaaccatGATCTATCTCTGTTTTCTGGTtaaaagcaagaacgttctccgttttctgttttcacaaccaggatcaatcttgagttattttcttaagtttttaacaagaatttttaaaaggtgcatttacaatttaAATCCCCCTTTcatgtaaatcgacattgttacttcacatCAATCTTCATCGtgcctataaaaggaacctcAAGGTCAAGATAACAATAAGAGTTTCAAGTGCAATCAATTAATCACTTAAACAATCATACGTGAAAAGTTAAAACTCTTCAACTAAACAAAAGCTTCACTTCTCTTTCACTaggttcaatatttttttactgaGTTTTCTACTGAAAATCAATCTTACACAAGTGTTGAGTAGATTCTGATCCATCAACCTTCTctcaatatttcatttgaaactcaagactatattcttaaagatagtttgagtggtttgtaaaaatcatttttgtgaATAAAAGTTGACTTTGTAATAACTATTTATGGGCTGAAAGATAATTGTAAGAAACCATTTCAAGGTCAAAAGGTGAATATTGTAACTGATCAAAAGTAATCAAGAAAGTTTGTGTGAAAAGTAAGAATATTCTTATTAAAACACATTAATGGAAAAACTTCCaaactataatatatttaattttaaattaaataaaaaattgaatcttTAAATTCATGCTAAATGGATTAACATATTTTCTGAATAATTCTTGAACTAAATAGAAAAATAGTTTTAGAATCAACGCTTGACTTCACATTTTCCAAATTAAACAATCGAATCTTTATTTAACGTACAACAAATATAACGTTGACAATCACAATCCTTTTAAAATTGTTCCTAATTATGTTATTATGATTCTCGAATAACAATAAAGATTATAAATGTGATAACCAATCACAAttagtcaaatatatattataaccaAATATTTCTACTTTCGAAAAAACTTAAAagcaatatattattttcttcacttgaatatttgaaaaacaaatCAAGAATCGCCaaatttcaattgaaaattgaattggaaaaaacaaatcaaaatctttttatattgatattatatgaTTCACAAAAAAAACAACTTCAAATACGATTATAAATCTAATAGTACCAAATATTTTGAGCCTTACTAAAAGATTCATGAAGGCTTGGTCTCTCggataaaaaaccaaaataccATGGTATGACAACAATTACGAATGAAAAAATAGATTTGTGACTCTTCCAAAACCAAAATACCAATGGTGTAACAACCATGGTATGACAACATTCACTAGTTTGTGACTCTTCGACCTAGACTTCTTTAAGTCTTAAAAGTAGATCTGTCATAATGGCTACCCATCCCATATAGGGTCGGTCCTAGCCAAAAAACCTTATTTTAATATGGGCTGAAAAAATGTTACCCAAACTCGACCTTAGACAGGTTGCAGACTGAGCCGGTAACgcacacattttttttattcattatatttttaattattttataattgttttaacTTGAAATTTTTCTTCGaggccaatttttttttaaaaatggtaTATTACTTATGCATTAAGTATGAATCAATTTGAAtgtccatttaaaaaaaattatggtttaCTCTTTTATACACAAACTAAGTTAGATTTTTCAATTAACACAAActcaattcaaaattttcaaaacaacacacaaattaaaataagtttaaattgtCTAAAAGTTAGAGATATTATCTAGCATAACACAAACGAATTTAGATTTGTCTAACATATCTCaaaccaaattcaaataaaatgttatataGTTCTAATGTGACtctaaaataagtatttttagaCTCCTTGAGCAATGTTCACAATTTTTAAAGTGTTGGATGATTGTCcacataagaaaataaaaaatgaattattaaaaatatataaccaaCTAAATGCGTTGTATATCTTTTGACACTTTTTTTAGTGGgtcaattttacaatttttttttttaaattggttaTGCGGGTGATGAGCTCATGAGCTCTCTGACACCTATTTGGACTAACCCAAATGAATAACGGGTTTATTTGGACTAGACTAAGAAGCACTTAAAAGAATTGGACTAAAATGATTCACCTCAAGTCCCGTATTTTAGCGGGGCTAACCCATTTGGACTAACGCGTTTCGACAGTTCTACTTAAAATCACTTTTCGGATGAAGAGAAGATACAATATGACGATATATTGGAACAATAGCCTCTACATAAATTGATTGATGGCCAATTAAGATTTCCATTAATCTCAAATATGACATAACATTCACTCATATTGAgttaatatcaattaattatcaaattaaaaatctaattagccttatcattaatcaattaagctctatatattttttaatttaatcaattaagcTCTATATGttaaaaatgagataaataaaaattagatgatctaactaaaaattgaattaagtttaaagaaataaaagaataaatagaaatttataTTCCAATAGTGAAGTGAAGCGGTGAAGGAATAGAATAGCGAGGAGGTGCGAAGCCGAAACAAGAGCCGAAGAGGAAGTGTTGTGAGTTGTGTGTGGGAGGGGAGGAGAGGAGAGGAGAAGAGAGGAGAGGAGAGCAGAGCAGAGGAGAGGAGAAGAGAGGAGAGGAGAGCAGAGCAGAGGATGCATAAATTAATTTCCTTTTGTGTTCTGAAAtgaaattgtaataatttattagttaattCCAGCCAACGGCACAGATCGAATTTAAATTCGGAAAAGCGAACTGGTTTACAGATAGGAGGAGGCTTTTTCTTGCTTCGTGAGATCTACTTTTTGTATAGCGGAGCGGAGCGGTTATTTATCTCTTTCTAtttagaaattgaattaatCATCTCTAATCTAATATACAAGATGATGGAGAGCGAAAAGAAACCATCGTCCGCAGCAATATCGAATTTTGGAGCATGGGCGATGAACATTGTCAGCTCCGTCGGAATTATCATGGCCAACAAACAGCTCATGTCCAACAATGGCTACGCTTTCACCTTTGGTCAGCTAATTAATTCTCTCATCTCAACTAGTATAGTatcatttctttttttcatGTTTGGATCTGAGTATTAGATCTCGACATTCATTGGATTCTTTGTTCATATACCATCTgatttttgttatatgaattaatCTTTTCATATTACTTCATACATTTTTACGTAAGAAGAAATCATCTTCTATCTATGATTctcataatttcttttttcttccagCCAGTACGTTAACTGGGTTCCATTTTGCTGTGACTGCTCTCGTCGGTATAGTGTCAAATGCTACTGGTTACTCAGCATCTAAGCATGTCCCTATGTGGGAGCTTCTTTGGTTCTCAATGGTGGCCAATATGTCTATCACGGGGATGAATTTTAGCCTCATGCTCAACTCCGTTGGATTCTACCAAgtatgttttttaataaatctctCGTGATGCGATAATTTCATCTTCAACCATTGAAATGCATATTTGGTTATCCCTAGTTGTTAGCTTTGAGCGCTTATGTCAACTCTACAAGTGTACTACCTCAAGAGCTATTTACTTTACTGTTTATACATGTTTGGATTTGTCACTATATATTGAAGCGCTATTTTAGAAGTAGAGATGTTGCGTTCAATCCTACTCTAATGGCAATGGGTGTTCCTTTGTAATAAAAGGGATTTCAgtatttataagatttaagCTGGTGACTTGGAAGACCAGTGCTCTTGGGAGAGAATCTGGTTATGACGAGGCTTTATATCTACTACTCTGTAATGACCTTCATACTTGGATGACAACCCATATGTTATAGACTTTACCTAGGATCTAGAGTTGtttattatagtattttatcGCTTGATTGAATCCACTTCTCTATTTGTTTGTCCCCTTCTATATTTGTCACATTGTTTTCAGACTCTTCTGTTCATTCCCATGACTCACTTTACAAATGATAGTCACATACCCATGTTTTCACTTTTCACTGCTACTTTTCAGTTGTTAAATTTCACGTTATGTGTGTTCGCAGATATCAAAATTGAGCATGATTCCTGTGGTTTGTGTGATGGAATGGATCCTTCACAACAAGCACTACTCAAGGGAAGTGAAAATGTCAGTGATGGTTGTGGTTATTGGTGTTGGTGTTTGCACTGTAACTGATGTAAAAGTTAACCTCAAAGGTTTCACGTGTGCTTGCATAGCAGTTTTATCAACATCTTtacaacaaattgtaagtatATGCAAGATTTCTATTTTATGTTGGAAGTATGAAAGTCTTTGCTATTTCTGTTATGAGTTCTTTTTcacatgttattttttaatatattattatgaattgGCGTTAAGTCTAGGTAATTGTTGGAAGATTTAGAATCATAACTAAAAGCACAAGGTTATTAAGCTTGTAAGCTCtaatagtaatttatttttcacatgGGAATTGTCAAGAATAAGAATAGATAAGCTTCATTATTAAACAGAGTATGACAGAATCTGAGAACTTACATCCTACTTTTGGTACTGGTTCTTTTTATTCTTGATTCCTTCCTTCACCTTTGTGTTGCAGTCAATAGGTTCTCTACAAAAGAAATATTCGATTGGATCTTTTGAATTGCTGAGTAAGACTGCCCCCATTCAAgctctttttcttcttattcttgGTCCATTTGTTGATTACTACCTTAGCGGCAAATTGATAACCAACTATAAGATGTCTTCTGGTGCCATTGTAAGTTCATTTTCCTCCcgtttttataaaaatagtgtttgattatttgatttgatttatttctttaactTATGCAGGCATGCATTATTCTTTCATGCTCGCTAGCTGTATTTTGCAATGTGAGCCAGTACCTTTGCATTGGGCGCTTTTCAGCTGTTTCCTTCCAAGTTTTAGGCCACATGAAAACAGTATGTGTCCTAACGTTGGGATGGCTGCTATTTGATTCAGAGCTAACTTTCAAGAATATCATGGGAATGGCTATCGCAGTTATTGGCATGATCATTTACAG
This region of Cicer arietinum cultivar CDC Frontier isolate Library 1 chromosome 8, Cicar.CDCFrontier_v2.0, whole genome shotgun sequence genomic DNA includes:
- the LOC101512594 gene encoding UDP-rhamnose/UDP-galactose transporter 2 isoform X1 yields the protein MMESEKKPSSAAISNFGAWAMNIVSSVGIIMANKQLMSNNGYAFTFASTLTGFHFAVTALVGIVSNATGYSASKHVPMWELLWFSMVANMSITGMNFSLMLNSVGFYQISKLSMIPVVCVMEWILHNKHYSREVKMSVMVVVIGVGVCTVTDVKVNLKGFTCACIAVLSTSLQQISIGSLQKKYSIGSFELLSKTAPIQALFLLILGPFVDYYLSGKLITNYKMSSGAIACIILSCSLAVFCNVSQYLCIGRFSAVSFQVLGHMKTVCVLTLGWLLFDSELTFKNIMGMAIAVIGMIIYSWAVEVEKKSNEKTFHHAKNSLTEEEIRLLTASIDKIPLKDVELGEDQGD
- the LOC101512594 gene encoding UDP-rhamnose/UDP-galactose transporter 1 isoform X2; translation: MGDEHCQLRRNYHGQQTAHVQQWLRFHLCTLTGFHFAVTALVGIVSNATGYSASKHVPMWELLWFSMVANMSITGMNFSLMLNSVGFYQISKLSMIPVVCVMEWILHNKHYSREVKMSVMVVVIGVGVCTVTDVKVNLKGFTCACIAVLSTSLQQISIGSLQKKYSIGSFELLSKTAPIQALFLLILGPFVDYYLSGKLITNYKMSSGAIACIILSCSLAVFCNVSQYLCIGRFSAVSFQVLGHMKTVCVLTLGWLLFDSELTFKNIMGMAIAVIGMIIYSWAVEVEKKSNEKTFHHAKNSLTEEEIRLLTASIDKIPLKDVELGEDQGD